A region from the Drosophila mauritiana strain mau12 chromosome 2L, ASM438214v1, whole genome shotgun sequence genome encodes:
- the LOC117141006 gene encoding uncharacterized protein LOC117141006 isoform X2, whose product MEETEILKNQNVPQTDKMKAASAHCEHNELHFRNHSYSEDSKESFGQMSLEQNKFNAVKNLTKQQSNLQDSEESPAQENTDERTKTTDEIIKPTETEERRDISSNEKETKYFVLNNSNESKEQCQEEVKLERNKCNELIIDKISDETIIPKTKAKSQVKLNDAASDKTLTIEMTRKSRQLIAEETLNNPKEESSNVVENLPSPPEKPVKEEPQEAKEQDTTIPQSEEVNIEKLDQMEASTSSAAHEAEMEKPNAVMPGKEDYVDPREKIRKDMEEYFSGIQALEVKTIRDELSAKEAEVILREDQRKRTWKAMLLSVTHTTTSTGKPPKSAVQAIPQRTAKADFKRKMYVLKENYNYRLELLKQLKNDMKNNYKSEAQQLYIDYHSIKNQTLNSPPLKEMLDANEE is encoded by the exons ATGGAAGAGACCGAAATTCTGAAAAATCAAAATGTGCCACAAACAGACAAGATGAAAGCAGCAAGTGCACACTGTGAACACAACGAGCTGCATTTCAGGAATCACTCATATTCAGAAGATTCTAAAGAATCTTTTGGCCAAATGAGTCTTGAGCAAAATAAGTTCAATGCGGTCAAGAATCTTACGAAACAGCAATCAAATCTGCAGGATTCGGAAGAAAGTCCAGCACAGGAAAATACAGATGAAAGAACGAAAACCACAgacgaaataataaaacccacAGAAACTGAAGAAAGGCGTGACATTTCCAGTAACGAGAAAGAAacgaaatattttgttttaaacaaTTCTAATGAATCAAAGGAACAATGCCAAGAAGAAGTGAAGTTAGAAAGGAACAAATGCAATGAGTTAATTATTGATAAGATCTCTGATGAAACTATCATCCCGAAAACTAAGGCAAAAAGTCAAGTGAAGTTAAATGATGCTGCTTCTGATAAAACGCTTACCATTGAGATGACCCGAAAATCAAGGCAATTAATTGCAGAAGAAACGTTGAATAACCCCAAAGAAGAAAGCTCAAATGTCGTGGAAAATTTGCCAAGCCCACCGGAAAAACCAGTAAAGGAAGAACCTCAAGAAGCCAAGGAACAGGATACCACCATACCGCAATCCGAGGAAGTGAACATTGAAAAACTGGATCAAATGGAGGCAAGCACTTCATCGGCAGCTCATGAGGCGGAAATGGAAAAGCCAAACGCAGTAATGCCCGGCAAAGAGGACTATGTTGACCCGAGGGAGAAAATCAGGAAGGacatggaagaatattttagTGGCATTCAGGCTCTGGAGGTCAAGACAATTCGCGACGAGCTGAGTGCTAAGGAAGCTGAAGTCATTTTAAGAGAGGACCAGCGAAAGAGGACCTGGAAGGCTATGCTTCTATCAGTGACCCACACAAC CACTTCTACGGGTAAGCCGCCAAAATCCGCCGTACAAGCCATACCACAGCGCACCGCCAAGGCGGActtcaaaaggaaaatgtaTGTCCTTAAGGAGAACTACAACTATCGGTTGGAGCTGCTGAAGCAGCTGAAAAACGACATGAAAAACAACTACAAAAGCGAGGCCCAGCAACTGTATATCGACTATCACTCCATCAAGAACCAGACCTTAAATAGCCCCCCTTTGAAAGAGATGCTAGACGCAAATGAGGAATAA
- the LOC117141006 gene encoding uncharacterized protein LOC117141006 isoform X1: MEETEILKNQNVPQTDKMKAASAHCEHNELHFRNHSYSEDSKESFGQMSLEQNKFNAVKNLTKQQSNLQDSEESPAQENTDERTKTTDEIIKPTETEERRDISSNEKETKYFVLNNSNESKEQCQEEVKLERNKCNELIIDKISDETIIPKTKAKSQVKLNDAASDKTLTIEMTRKSRQLIAEETLNNPKEESSNVVENLPSPPEKPVKEEPQEAKEQDTTIPQSEEVNIEKLDQMEASTSSAAHEAEMEKPNAVMPGKEDYVDPREKIRKDMEEYFSGIQALEVKTIRDELSAKEAEVILREDQRKRTWKAMLLSVTHTTHSTSTGKPPKSAVQAIPQRTAKADFKRKMYVLKENYNYRLELLKQLKNDMKNNYKSEAQQLYIDYHSIKNQTLNSPPLKEMLDANEE; this comes from the exons ATGGAAGAGACCGAAATTCTGAAAAATCAAAATGTGCCACAAACAGACAAGATGAAAGCAGCAAGTGCACACTGTGAACACAACGAGCTGCATTTCAGGAATCACTCATATTCAGAAGATTCTAAAGAATCTTTTGGCCAAATGAGTCTTGAGCAAAATAAGTTCAATGCGGTCAAGAATCTTACGAAACAGCAATCAAATCTGCAGGATTCGGAAGAAAGTCCAGCACAGGAAAATACAGATGAAAGAACGAAAACCACAgacgaaataataaaacccacAGAAACTGAAGAAAGGCGTGACATTTCCAGTAACGAGAAAGAAacgaaatattttgttttaaacaaTTCTAATGAATCAAAGGAACAATGCCAAGAAGAAGTGAAGTTAGAAAGGAACAAATGCAATGAGTTAATTATTGATAAGATCTCTGATGAAACTATCATCCCGAAAACTAAGGCAAAAAGTCAAGTGAAGTTAAATGATGCTGCTTCTGATAAAACGCTTACCATTGAGATGACCCGAAAATCAAGGCAATTAATTGCAGAAGAAACGTTGAATAACCCCAAAGAAGAAAGCTCAAATGTCGTGGAAAATTTGCCAAGCCCACCGGAAAAACCAGTAAAGGAAGAACCTCAAGAAGCCAAGGAACAGGATACCACCATACCGCAATCCGAGGAAGTGAACATTGAAAAACTGGATCAAATGGAGGCAAGCACTTCATCGGCAGCTCATGAGGCGGAAATGGAAAAGCCAAACGCAGTAATGCCCGGCAAAGAGGACTATGTTGACCCGAGGGAGAAAATCAGGAAGGacatggaagaatattttagTGGCATTCAGGCTCTGGAGGTCAAGACAATTCGCGACGAGCTGAGTGCTAAGGAAGCTGAAGTCATTTTAAGAGAGGACCAGCGAAAGAGGACCTGGAAGGCTATGCTTCTATCAGTGACCCACACAAC TCACAGCACTTCTACGGGTAAGCCGCCAAAATCCGCCGTACAAGCCATACCACAGCGCACCGCCAAGGCGGActtcaaaaggaaaatgtaTGTCCTTAAGGAGAACTACAACTATCGGTTGGAGCTGCTGAAGCAGCTGAAAAACGACATGAAAAACAACTACAAAAGCGAGGCCCAGCAACTGTATATCGACTATCACTCCATCAAGAACCAGACCTTAAATAGCCCCCCTTTGAAAGAGATGCTAGACGCAAATGAGGAATAA
- the LOC117141028 gene encoding uncharacterized protein LOC117141028 gives MSNNKASSSRGHPGMQFSTAMGTPETKRKMLLYRRLLCRELARDGKTPQEIARARNITLQEQDQGRFPKS, from the exons atgtcCAACAATAAGGC atCCTCTTCCCGTGGCCATCCTGGGATGCAGTTCAGCACCGCCATGGGAACGCCGGAAACCAAGCGCAAGATGCTTCTCTATAGGCGATTATTGTGTCGGGAGTTGGCCCGTGATGGGAAAACTCCCCAGGAGATCGCCAGGGCCAGAAATATAACGCTTCAGGAGCAGGATCAGGGCAGGTTTCCGAAATCCTGA
- the LOC117141021 gene encoding acylphosphatase-2 translates to MSSQIKKSKTTTKKLVKSSPKSVPNAAAENQIFCCQFEVFGHVQGVFFRKHTQKKANELGITGWCMNTTRGTVQGMLEGSLDQMTDMKYWLQHKGSPRSVIEKAVFSENEPLPINNFKMFSIRR, encoded by the exons atgAGCAGTCAAATTAAAAAGTCCAAAACGACCACCAAGAAATTGGTGAAATCATCTCCGAAAAGTGTTCCAAATGCTGCGGCAGAGAATCAAATTTTTTGTTGCCAATTTGAAGTGTTTGGTCATGTGCAAG GTGTATTCTTTCGCAAG CACACTCAAAAAAAGGCCAATGAGCTGGGCATAACTGGCTGGTGCATGAACACAACTCGTGGAACGGTGCAGGGAATGCTCGAAGGATCCTTGGACCAAATGACTGATAT GAAATACTGGCTGCAGCACAAGGGTAGTCCACGTTCGGTGATCGAAAAGGCTGTATTCTCCGAGAATGAACCACTGCCCATCAACAACTTTAAGATGTTCTCGATTCGTCGCTAG